The following are encoded in a window of Streptococcus pasteurianus genomic DNA:
- a CDS encoding MIP/aquaporin family protein codes for MKEFIGEFLGTFILVLLGDGVVAGNVLKNTKEEGTGWSSIVFGWGIACTVAVYVAGLFSPAHLNPAVTIAMAATESLAWSKVLLYIVAQLLGAMFAAVILWLHYYPHFKETKDSGAILGMFSTAPAIRHTPSNFFGEALGTAVLVITIMAIGPNNVAAGFGPIIVGLVIFAVGFSLGPTTGYAINPARDFGPRIVHALLPIPNKGDSDWGYAWIPVLGPIVGGTAGALIYQMLLNHFL; via the coding sequence ATGAAAGAATTTATTGGTGAATTTTTGGGAACCTTTATCCTTGTCTTACTAGGAGATGGTGTTGTAGCTGGTAATGTTTTAAAAAATACTAAGGAAGAAGGAACTGGTTGGAGTTCAATTGTTTTTGGCTGGGGAATTGCTTGTACAGTTGCTGTTTATGTGGCAGGATTGTTCAGTCCAGCTCATTTGAATCCCGCAGTGACAATTGCAATGGCTGCCACAGAATCTTTAGCATGGAGTAAAGTACTGCTTTATATTGTTGCACAATTATTAGGTGCTATGTTTGCTGCTGTTATACTTTGGTTACATTATTACCCACATTTTAAAGAAACCAAAGACTCTGGTGCAATTTTAGGGATGTTTTCTACGGCACCTGCGATACGCCATACCCCTTCAAACTTTTTTGGAGAAGCACTTGGAACAGCAGTTTTAGTAATTACTATCATGGCTATTGGTCCTAATAATGTTGCAGCAGGATTTGGACCAATTATTGTGGGGCTTGTAATCTTTGCAGTAGGTTTTTCTTTAGGACCAACCACGGGATATGCTATTAACCCAGCACGTGATTTTGGACCTCGCATTGTTCATGCACTATTACCTATCCCAAATAAAGGGGATTCAGATTGGGGATATGCATGGATTCCAGTGCTTGGACCAATTGTTGGAGGAACAGCAGGGGCATTAATCTATCAAATGCTACTGAATCATTTTTTGTAA